Proteins from a genomic interval of Stenotrophomonas sp. 24(2023):
- a CDS encoding N-acetylmuramoyl-L-alanine amidase, with protein sequence MSSLPLPGLHVQPLPYHDLLPERAAEALQMVVIHCTELPDLAMAREYGERVLYPSGAGNSGHFYIDRDGSVLQYVAPERVAHHVRGLNAHTVGIELVNTGRYPDWFDSRHQAMDEPYPEAQLQALEQLLLALVARYPSLQQIAGHDQLDREQVPASDDPGRQVARKRDPGPLFPWARILAAVPLQPVE encoded by the coding sequence ATGTCCTCCCTGCCGCTGCCCGGGCTGCACGTCCAGCCCCTGCCCTACCACGACCTGCTGCCCGAACGTGCCGCCGAGGCGCTGCAGATGGTGGTCATCCACTGCACCGAACTGCCCGACCTGGCCATGGCCCGCGAGTACGGCGAGCGGGTGCTGTACCCCAGCGGCGCCGGCAACAGCGGCCACTTCTACATCGACCGCGACGGCAGTGTGCTGCAGTACGTGGCACCCGAACGCGTGGCCCACCACGTGCGTGGCCTCAACGCGCATACGGTGGGTATCGAACTGGTCAACACCGGGCGCTACCCGGACTGGTTCGACAGCCGCCACCAGGCCATGGACGAGCCGTACCCGGAGGCCCAGCTGCAGGCACTGGAACAGCTGCTGCTTGCGCTGGTGGCACGCTACCCGTCGTTGCAGCAGATCGCCGGGCATGACCAGCTGGACCGGGAGCAGGTGCCGGCCAGCGACGACCCGGGCCGGCAGGTGGCGCGCAAGCGTGATCCGGGGCCGCTGTTTCCGTGGGCACGCATTCTGGCGGCGGTGCCGTTGCAGCCGGTGGAATG